The genome window ATCAACTTCCGGATCACCGAGGACATCCTGATAGTCCGTTCCGCAAAATGCAATGTTGTATTTACGGGCCAGATTGGCTGCCGATAATCCGTTTGCGCTGACAATGTGCTTGATCGACGCATTTTTCAATAGCGGAAGCAATGTTGCCGACGTGTAATGCCCGGCCCCTATGATGCCGATTACCCCATCATTTCCCGAAAAACTTTGCCTGAATAACTGAATTGATCTTTTTGACAAGCATGTTTCAGGATAATCCAGGATCACCGCAATACTTTTTTGAGCATCCAGATTGGCATAGGCAGCCTTAAAATCATTTAGCGGGAAATTTCCACCAATCAAATAGGAAGGATCGAACGAGCCGTTCGACATCAAATGAAGCACTGCCTGAAAGTTGCGGTTCTCTGTCCAGCGGACATAAGCATGCGGATAGTCATTACCATTTTGCTCATATTCAGCATCATAGCGACCCGGGCCGTAGGAGCAAGAAACCTGGAATGTCAATTCTTTTTCATAAAAATCCGAGCGGTGGATCCGAAGATCAGCCGTTCCGATCAATACAATTTTACCTCGTTTTCGCGTAAGCCGTGCTGCTTGCGATAAAATATGATCAGATTGAGAAGCAGTGGCAATGATGACGGCGTCGGCACCAAAGCCGTTTGTGAGGCTTTTGATGCAATGTTCAGGGCTTAGTGAATTTGGGTTAATAGCTGCAAAACCTCTCGAAACGGCCACTTTGAGCCTTTCCTCGTTCGTCTCAATGCCAATTACATTACATCCGCTGATTTTCAGCATTTCGGCAGTCAGCAAGCCAATAAGTCCCAGCCCGATCACAACGACAGTCTCTCCGAGGGAAGGCGACACGAGCCGGACCGCATTCAGTCCAATGGACGTCAGTACAGTAAAAACTGCCTGATCATCAGCAACATTCGCAGGAATTTTTGCCAGTAGATTTCTTGGAATGCAAACCATTTCTGCATGCGGCCCGTTGCTCACAATCCGGTCTCCGACTTGAATGTCCTGCACGCCTTCGCCTATTTCTAAAACGTGTCCCACATTGCAGTAACCTAATGGAATGGGCTGAGCGAGCCTGTTAGATATGCTTTTAATTGCAGAGATCAAGCCATCGGATCTTATTTTCTGAATGGCGAGCAGGAACTTGTCAGGCTGTAATTTTGCCTTTTGAAATGGATTTGCTTTTGAGAAACGGATCAATGCGCGCTCGGTTCCTGCTGAGATCAGGCTTTTGTGCGTCTGGATCAGCACATAACCCGGCTGGACAATCGGAGGTGGGACTTCCTGCAACGAAGTTTCCCCCGTTCGCAGGTTTTGCGTAAGCTGCTTCATGAAATATAGTGTGTTATTGAGTGCCGGAAATTACAATGTTAAATGCAATAACAAAATTTTAATATTTTTGATAATTACAATTCAAGTAAAAAAAGCAAATCCAGCTTAATTAAAGCATGAAAAAACTGAATATTGGAATCGTAGGTTATAAGTTTATGGGCCGCGCGCACAGCAATGCCTGGAAGAAAGCACCGCAATTTTTTGACATGCCCGCAACGCCCGTGTTGAAAGCAGCATGCGGCAGACATGAGGGTTCACTCAAAGAATTTGCCGAAAAATGGGGCTGGGAAGAAACCGAAACCGACTGGAAAAAGCTCGTTTCCAGGCCAGATATTGACATTATCGACGTTGCACTGCCTCAGCAACTGCATTACGAAGTCGCTCTCGCTGCTGCTAAGGAAGGCAAGCATATATTTTGTGAAAAACCGCTTTCCATGAACAGCAAGCAAGCAGAGGAAATGCTGAAAGCCTGTGAGGATAACAATGTCAAGCATTATCTCAACCACAATTACAGAAGAACGCCGGCGGTTTCTTTTGCCAAAAAGATGATTGAAGATGGCAAAGTCGGCCGCATTTTCCATTGGCGCTGTGCCTATCAGCAAGACTGGATCATTGACCCCAACTTCCCTTTAACCTGGCAGTTACAAAAAGAATATGCACAGGCCGGCCCGCAATGGGACTTAAATTCTCACGCTGTTGATCTCGCACATTATCTTGTGGGCGACATCGCAAGCGTTTCTTCGTTGACTGCGAATTTTATTAAAAGTCGCCCGATTGTGGAAGGTGGCGGGACAACCGGAAATCTGACGGCAGGCGAAGTTGGCACCGAAATGGGCGAAGTAACCGTGGAAGACGCTGCATTGATGATGGTGATGTTTAAAAACGGCGCAATAGGCTCATTTGAAGCCACGCGTTTTGCCGCAGGCCGGAAAAACAGGCTGACTTTTGAGATCTACGGAAGCAAGGGCAGTCTCTGTTTCGATCTGGAAAGGATGAACGAACTGCAATATTTTTCGCGGGAAGACGAAAGCGGGCAGCAAGGTTTCCGGACCATTCTGGCAACCGAGGCAGCGCATCCTTATGCCGGAAACTGGTGGCCAGCCGGGCACATTATAGGTTATGAACATTCATTTGTGCACGCTGTCGTGGATTTTGTAGCGGCCATTGAAAACGATACGGCGATCAAGCCCGATTTTTCAGACGGCTTAAAGATCATCCAGGTTCTGGAAGCTGGCCTAGAATCCGCGGCATCCAAGCGCCAGGTTGATCTGTAAAATATTTTCAAGCCACCTTTGACAAAATCAACAATAAAAGATTGCGATCACGTATATGTATATTCGTTTGTTAAAGGTGGTTTGAATTGCTTACCTCAACACATTTGAGTTAACAACGGTTACAACTAGTTACCGTTAATTTACTGATCCTAACCGGAGAATCATCGCTTATTCCAAGCGATGCAATTATTTCTACCTTCCGTTCTATTAAATGCTAAATGATGGCATTCACCATGAAACGGAATTGCGTATGAAACAACACTACTTTTTATCTCATTTCAAATCTTCTCTTATACCAGCCTTGCTGCTGCTAGTAACATGCTCATTAAGCAGCTGCTTCCTCAAACAAGACCGCACAACCACGGTTTACGGGACGATTACGGATCAGAACGGGAAGCCGGTTGATAGTATTATGGTGATCTTAACAGGTCTCAAATTCAATAATGGGACCGTTCTGAAGGAAGTCTATTCTGACAAGGATGGAAATTTTGAGCTAGTTGCCGACCTCCCGAAAAAATATAGTGCTATTAATGTAGAAGTGCCTTTTCTCCCCCATAAGAATTCAAAATTCCAGAACAATTATAATGGCTTTAAAATCGAAAAAGACGGAGTTCCTACGAACAATTGCTGCACTGCATCAATAGGCGAAAAAACCAAATACGATTTTCAATTAATTCCTAAATAACACGCTATGAAGCACATACAACGAGATTTATCAATCTTATCTAAACACGTACTATACATTTTCATGCATTTACTAACCATTATTCACCTCCAAAGCTGCTTTCTCAAACAAGATCGCACGACGACGGTTTATGGGACGATTACGGATCAGAATGGAGAGCCGGTGGATAGTATTTTGGTGACTGCCCAAGGGTCTAAACATGTGAAGTACGAGATTTTTGATGAAGCTTTTACAGATGAGACCGGGCATTACGAATTAGTCGCTGACGTGCCCCGACAAGCTCATTCGGTAAATGTGGTAATCCCATTTTCACTGAATAAAAATCCAAAATTTGGAAAACACTTTAAAGACTACTTGGTCTTTAAAAACGAGATAAGAACACTGAACTGCTGCAACCTTGATATTGGCGGGAAAACAAGGTATGACTTTCAGTTAATCGCTAAATAACCAAATCACTCACTTAACCATACACTAAAATGTATCACTTTGCAGCTGCTGCAAGGAGAGGACGTTATTGTCTTCTTCCAGCCCTTCTTTTTGTCTTTTCTATCACTTTTGCTCAGGATTACGAGCAGCTACGGCAACAAAAAATCAACAGTCTCGACTTCTCCGGCCTTGGGCAAATGCTATTTCTTAATGCTGGCCTAACTAATCAAAATGAAATTAATTACTTCAAAAATTTAAACAGACAACAAGGAAAAACTCCTGAGCCGGTGTCTTCCGAGGAATGGCAGAATTTATATGAGAGACTGGTCGATACAGACCTGAGACCCGCTCAGGATCGGCTTCCGGAACTTGCAAAACTTGTTGAAACGGATGCCGCAAAACTTACAAAAAGCAATATTATCCCGATTGCATTCATCAATCTCGAAGGCATTTATCTATCTGATGGTGCGCTTAATAAAAACGAAGCACTTAAAAAAGCCGGAAAATCGGTAGATTTTGCAAAATATGAAAAGGTAAGAATCGTATCTGCAGCGGTAATGCAGGAAGATTTGTACCAGTCCAATGTTTCTTTTCTACTGGACGAAGCTCTAAACATTGACAACCATGCTCACAAAATCGATTCTGTGGAGATTGATTTCATTGACGGGCGAGGCTTTACCGCTTATCCGGTAACAAAGAAGTTAATTCCCCATCGTTTTAATTCGATCGGCGAGCATAGCGTAAGAATTCGTTTTGCCATTGGTAATACTAATTATCTCTTTGAAACGAAAGTGAATGTAAGGCAAATGGAACGCCTAAAACCTTACATGGAAATGGAAGTGACTGCAAAGCCGTTTCAATCTGTCGCTTCGGATTCATCTGCCAGAACAGCATTGGCAGGAGGCACCATTCGCATTATTAAAGGATGTGATCAAATATTTGACAAACCCATCATTATTGCAGAAGGTTTTGACATGGGGCAGGATGTAAATCTCGATGCCATTGAAACAAATTATAAAGATCCGCTCAACCAGTTTTTAATTGAAGGCTACGATCTGGTACTGCTCGATTACAACGACGGACGAGCTGCTATTCAGGATAATGCACAGGTCTTAAAGGCGGTCATCGAACTTGTAAACACGCAAAAGACCGGCAATGTTGAATCTATCATTATCGGTGAAAGCATGAGCGGATTGGTTGCCAGGTGGGCATTGCGGGAAATGGAAAATGCAGGACAAGCACACCACGTAAAGCTGATGCTCTGTTACGATACGCCGCATCAGGGTGCGAATGTGCCAGTTGGGCTGACGCAGCTGGCCTATGAGGCACACCCAACAATGCTTACCAACTTCATTCTCAAATTTTTTGCCAAGCGCTGGCGAAATTATTACAAAGCATTGGGGACACCTGCTGCAAAGCAACTATTGCTACATCAGGCAGCGCATCCAAATACGGGCATGAAGCACGCCGACTTTGATAGTTTCCGCACGCAACTCACCGCACTCGGAAATGGCGGCTATCCCCAGAATTGCCGCAATATCGCCGTAATTCATGGCAGTATGGATGCGGGCGACCGTACATTGTTTAATAACTATAATTATGGCAGCAGATTGCTACTAAGTTGGACACCATTAGGACTGCAAAACACCAATATCGACATTCATACCAATGATATCAATAAAGCTAGTAGTGTGTTCAAATTCGCTTCGTGGGGACATCTATGGAATAGAAAAGCTGTTAACCGGACTTACCTAAGTGCTTTAAACGATGATTTTCTTCCTGGTGGACGCACACAATCCGGCGTTCCCAATAAGTTGATTGGTAAGAAGACCCATTTTGAGTTTTGTTTCGTGCCAACATTTAGTTCAATAGATTATCAGGGGCCTAGGTCTACACAAACAGAGAGAGAATTATTAAATGTTTGGAATATTGGTCCAGCGCAATCACCTTTCGCTGCAGTTTATGGGAGAAATGATAACATCAATACTATACACGTTCGAGCAAATTTCATAAACTGGACTTTGATAGGCCTCGCCGAAGGCCTGCTATCCGGCAATGCAGCCTGCCCGGCGCTTCCTGTTCCGCCAATTCCTGTTATCGTCCCTTTCAACACATGCTATCCATTTGGCAAGAAGCGTACGACCGAGGACAACACAGCAAACATTACGGTCTCTTTGAAGAATGCTTCCAATGGGCAATATGTGCATAACTGGACGGTTTTGCCATCCAATCAATATTTTACAACTACCGGTGACCAGATTACATTTCAGGCTGAAAAAGCGGACCATTATGAAGTTACCTGTGTTCGTACTCATCCAAACCGCAGGGATTTGAGCGCGACATCAACAGCAACGATCTGGGTTTATGATTGCGATAATGTTCCAGCGAAGCCGGATGAAGACCAATTGGTGTTTGCAGATGCGGCTGATGTTTGGGAAGGTGATTTCTTACTGACCACGGCTGTGGATTCACTTGCCGTCTTTGCACATTATCACCAAGCGTCCAAGGTTTTATACGCGTCACTGCAAAACGGTACATTCATTCCAAGCAGCAAGCTCAAAGCCAGTGGCATGTTTGATGAATTTGCAGCACTTTTCGCAGAAGAAGATCCTGGCAATCCTCTTCCCGTACGGTTGGTTTCGTTTGAAGCTGCGGCCGAAGGCATGCGTGCATTACTGACATGGGCGACAGCAGCAGAAATCAACAGCGATAAATTCATCATTGAGCGAAGTTCGTCCGGTAAAGACTGGATCGAAATTGGTCAGGTGAAGGCGCGAAGTCTGAGCGTAGCGAAGGAAGCGTATGAATTTTATGATAGGGATATTGATCTTAAAATGGGCTACTATCGCTTGAAAATGATTGATACGGATGGCACATTCGCTTACAGCAAGATCAAAACGCTGAGATTCGACGGTATGGAACCCGCCATATTTCCAAATCCGATCGGCAATGATGGATTAATACATTTGGCAGACGGTGCCAATGCTGCAAACATCGCCATTTTCGATATTTCAGGACTGAAAGTGTTTGAAAAGAGTGGTGCAGCAACGCAGATTAATGTTGAGAAACTTCCACCGGGAAATTATATCATCCGCATCCGATTGAAAGATGGAACTGAGACGAGCCGGTTGGTTGTGAAGAAATAGGTAATAATATTGAAAAACCCTGATCACGTATATCCAATTTCGTTCGTTAAAGGCATCTTTTCAAACTCCCGTAAATTGTTGACGTTTAGGACATAAGTAAAAAAGCATTGACTTATGCCTTAACTATCTGATAGCAAGTGATATTGGATCATTTTTAAATAAACACTTTTCGCACTATGAAAATAACATTACAAATACTCGCACTTATTTTAGCCAGTCTGACTGGATTTGCACAATGGAGTACAGATCCGACACAGGGAAATTTAATCCGCCAGGGGACAAACGCGATAGAGGACTTTACCCTTCACACAGATAATACTGGTGGAACATTCCTTGTCTGGGAAGATTGGCGGACATTCGGCCCGAATATCTATGCACAACGCATTACCACAGCTGGTTCGCCAAAGTGGGATGAAAATGAAGGACATATAGTCCGCCCGATGCAGGGTAACGGTGAAATGATCGCCAGCATTATGGAAATGGGATCGACAAGTGATGGAAATGGAAATGCTATCATCGCATGGTCAGATAACCGAGATGGCTTACATGTCTATGTCCAGAAGATTAACGATAACGGTGAAATGCAGTGGCAAAAGGATGGCCAAAATATTTGTAACCCATGCGCTTATGCTGATAAAGTAAAGATCATAAGTGATGGGAGCGGTGGATCGATCATTGCATGGAGTGGCGAAAGAGCTTTCGGTGAAGTTAGTGAAGTTTATATGCAACGGATCAATGAAAACGGTGTAAGTCAATGGCAAAGCAATGGTGCAAGGGTAACGAACAACGACGAGTATCACAAAATTTTACTAAACATTGTGAGCGACGGAAACAATGGTGCAATTGTAACATGGGAATATCAGCAGGATGGAATAAGTGAAATACGTGCCCAACGATTAGATAACAATGGTAACGCCCTCTGGGCGGCCGAAGGAACTATTTTAGGCAATTTCACTGACGGTAATGCAAGACAACTGGAATCTATAACTGATGGCAATGGCGGAATAATAACTGTTTGGTATGACGTGCGTAATTCTTCCGGAAACCTGTATGCGCAAAAAATCAATTCGAATGGACAACCGCAATGGACTTTTGGAGGACTTCCCATTTGTACTGCAAATGGAGATCAGACTCGTGCTAATATTGTCAGTGATGCGCAAGGAGGGGCAATCATCGCTTGGGAAGATCCGAGAAATGGCCCTCCTAACATTTACGCGCAACGGATAAATGCCAGCGGCCAGGCTCAATGGTCAGCTGACGGCATACCAGTTTATGCGCAATCTTTTAATCAGGTTAATCCACAAGTAACGCCTGACGGCGAGGGTGGTGCTGTTATATGTTGGACTGACGCCAGGAATGCCGGGGTTCCAGATAACCACAGAGACGTGTATGCCCAGCGCGTGAATGACTCCGGAACTTTACTATGGGAAAGTAACGGCATTCCGGTTGCCATTGGAGAGAGTGATCAGGGCGGTGTTGCAATCACCACTGATGATAATGGAGCCTTTGTGATCGTCTGGCTTGGTGACTACGACAGCATATTTGCATCTCGCCTTGGCAAGGACGGTGTGCTCCCCGTTACGCTGGTCACATTCGAGGCTCGTGCTGAAAATGACAATGCAGTTTTAACATGGACAACCAGTCAGGAAATCGTTAATAAGGGTTTTGAAATTCAACGCAGCGCCGATGCTAAGCATTTTGATAAGATTACGTTCGTAAATCCTTATAGCAGCGGATCCGACACGACTCAAAACTATCAATATACCGACCGCGCCCCACTCCCGGGCACTAATTATTACCGCCTCAAACAACTCGATCACGACGGAAAATTTGCTTACAGCAAGATGGTTCATGTCAACCTTCCCAAGACTTCCCATATATCCGTCTATCCCAATCCTACAATAGGTGATCTCTTCGTTGAAACAGAGAACGTTAGTGAGCGTCTACAAGTTATAGATATGCTTGGTCGCACTGTTCTTGACAAGCGCGTAGTTAAGCCCAGAACACACATTAATGTTAAGGATTTATCACCTGGAATGTATATTATAAAGGGAGGTGCTTTGAGTCAGGTTTTTGTGAAGCAATAGGTGTCATAGTTTTGCTAATCAAGCTATTAATTTGATATGAAACATTTATTCACTCTATTTTCTCTCCTTGTATTTCCGTGTTATGCCTTCGCGCAATGGAATGACAACCCGTCAATTAACACGAGGATTTGCGATTCTGAAGCCCTCCAAGATGATCACGAGCTTGCTGCTGACAATGCAGGTGGAACATTTATAGCATGGAAAGATTTACGTTCGGGAGCTCTTCATTTATATGCTCAACACATTGATTCGGAAGGATTTAAGAAATGGCCAGGCGAAGGTGTGCCCATAGCCACTGCGACGGAAAGCGACGAATATTTGATGGATTTCAAGCTTGTTGCGGATGGAGATGGTGGTGTTATTATCGTTTGGGCAGACGCACGAAATCAAGCTCCTTATGAATTCGATGCGGATATTTACGCCCAAAGAATAAATGCTAATGGTGAGGTTCAATGGACTTTCAATGGGGAAACCATATGTGATGCGTTAGGACTACAACACAGCATAGATGTAATGGAAGATGGTTCTGGCGGCGTATTCATTGTATGGGAGGATAAGCGGGACATTAACCCAAATATTTACGCCCAACACGTCAATCATTCCGGCAAGGCTGAATGGACAGCTAATGGTATGCCTGTTAGTAAAGACAATGTAAATCCCAATATCCGTCCGCAATTGGTCGCCGATGGGAATGAGGGGTTAATGGTATTTTGGCATCAAACTACATCGCCCTACGACCGCTATTATAAAGCCCAGCACCTTAGCAAAACGGGCGCTCAGCAATGGTCAAATGGCGGGCTCCAGATTATCACCCTTGGCTACGCTGACCCTTTTATAAAGCCGGAAATTATAGCTGACGGTGAAGGCGGAGCGATTGTTTCTTGGTATGAACACCTTGGAGATAGTCACCAAATCCTCGCCCAGCGCATTAATTCAACTGGTTTATCAATGTGGCCTGGCAGAGCCATTTATGTATGTGAAAGTATACTCGGCCGCGCGTTTCCAGAGATGGTGACTGATAATAGTGGAGGTGCAATAGTTATTTGGGCACACGGGCCAATTTTGCAACCCAATGCTATCCACGGCCAGAGAGTAAACGCTGCTGGTCAATTGCTATGGCCAACGATAGGATTACCTGTTATAAATAGAAATACCAGGGTATATGACTATCAACTTGTAACTGACGGAACGGACGGGGCTATTATTGCATGGACAGATGCTACATCCGATATCCGTGGACAACGAGTTACAGGCTTGGGTGTTCGTCAGTGGCACATTAAGGGTGCCACAATCTGCAGTGCAGATAACAATCAAGCTAGAATCAGAATGGTTAGCAATGGAAATTATGAAGCTCTTGTCTTTTGGTTAGACCGGAGAATTGAACCACGCCAGATATACGGCACCTTAACAAACAATCAGATTCTTTTGCCAGTGACACTAATTGCATTTGACGCCTTTGCTGAGCATAGCCAGGTTCAGTTGTTATGGACGACGTCAATGGAAACAAATAATGAGCGTTTCGACATTGAAAGAAGCAGAGACGGCAAAAAATTTGAAAAGATCGGTGAGGTTTTAGCTTCGTCTGATTCAGCTGCCGAAAAACACTATCGATTTACTGACCCTGCCCCCATCTCAGGAATTAATTACTATCGCCTCAGGCAACTCGATCATGACGGGAAATTTGCTTACAGTAAAATGGCCGTGGTAGAATCCGTCGGGGATGAAGATTTCAGCATTTATCCAAATCCCTCCCATGACCGAGTAAATATCAAATCTTCAAAAACGCTGACAAAGCTGGAAATCGTAAATATGATCGGCATTACTGTAATAACCGTCCCTGTTTCCAGTAATCATTTACCGGTTGACATCAGTTCCTTGCAGCCAGGTTTGTATGTTGTGAGAGCAGGTGTGACAAGTAAACTTTTTGTAAAGAACTGAACGGTCCCTGATCCGTTGCTTGCGAGCGGACGCCGCACGGGCAGTTATAAATGAAAAAAGAGCACCGATTTCTCGATGCTCTTTTAATCGTGGGAGTTGAGGGATTCGAACCCCCGACCCTCTGCTTGTAAGGCAGATGCTCTGAACCAACTGAGCTAAACTCCCTTTTTCCCCGTCGTTTGGGAGTGCAAATATGTAGGACGAAAATCTTCTCTGCAACTTTTTTGATAAAAAAAATTTAAAAAAATTGCAATTCATTGAAGATCAAGGCACATTTTATTCAAAATTTAAATACAATGTAACCGTGTGCGTGGACAATTTATTGATCCCGGTCCCTAAGGAATTTTTAGAAGGGTTGAAAACATTGGTTAACCCATGAGAAAAGCGCAGTTCTGGCGCGAATTTGAAAAATTCGAAAAACTGCTCGTAGCCAATGCCGTAGTCAAGCGAGAAATCACTCGATTTTGTGTCCAGCTGGCCGCCGCCCCGGTTTCTCTTTACATTGGTTTCCAAACCCAAAGTAAAGCCGGCAAGCATATACATTCTGGAATTTACCCTGCGTAAGGATTTGTATTTCAACAACAAAGGAATCTCAATCCAGGTCGATTCACGCTTTTCAGTCTTTTCGACGCCATTAGGGTAGCTGAACTTGACATTCCGGTCGTATAGGGAGACCGAGGGCGTGGTGCGGATGTCGAAATGGTCCGTCAGAAATGCATTGACGATAAAGCCCATGCGGAATGCCGCGTTGGTTGGGGATTGGATTACGAATGCGGAGTCTTTGGAGACAAAATCGTTGCTGTGCTTGATATTGAAGCGGGTGAATGGCACGCCGAAAAGGATACCATAATGGATAGGCTTGTCATCGTAAAATTCCAAATGACGGCGCCTGTACCCTATTCCCTGTGATTTCACTTCCTGAGCCGCCATCAGCAGCAAAAGAATGCCTAATATTATTTTTGCCCTATGTAAATCGAACAAATCCCGAAGGTAAGTGTAATGCATTTGGTATTGATAAAACCTGCTTTTTTATAGATTTCAAGAAAAGCTTCCCCATCCGGAAACGCCTGAACAGACTCGGGCAGATATGTATACGCCGAACTGTCTTTGGAAACGCTTTTACCGATCAATGGCAATATATATTTGAAATAAAAATTATAA of Dyadobacter chenhuakuii contains these proteins:
- a CDS encoding T9SS type A sorting domain-containing protein, which encodes MKITLQILALILASLTGFAQWSTDPTQGNLIRQGTNAIEDFTLHTDNTGGTFLVWEDWRTFGPNIYAQRITTAGSPKWDENEGHIVRPMQGNGEMIASIMEMGSTSDGNGNAIIAWSDNRDGLHVYVQKINDNGEMQWQKDGQNICNPCAYADKVKIISDGSGGSIIAWSGERAFGEVSEVYMQRINENGVSQWQSNGARVTNNDEYHKILLNIVSDGNNGAIVTWEYQQDGISEIRAQRLDNNGNALWAAEGTILGNFTDGNARQLESITDGNGGIITVWYDVRNSSGNLYAQKINSNGQPQWTFGGLPICTANGDQTRANIVSDAQGGAIIAWEDPRNGPPNIYAQRINASGQAQWSADGIPVYAQSFNQVNPQVTPDGEGGAVICWTDARNAGVPDNHRDVYAQRVNDSGTLLWESNGIPVAIGESDQGGVAITTDDNGAFVIVWLGDYDSIFASRLGKDGVLPVTLVTFEARAENDNAVLTWTTSQEIVNKGFEIQRSADAKHFDKITFVNPYSSGSDTTQNYQYTDRAPLPGTNYYRLKQLDHDGKFAYSKMVHVNLPKTSHISVYPNPTIGDLFVETENVSERLQVIDMLGRTVLDKRVVKPRTHINVKDLSPGMYIIKGGALSQVFVKQ
- a CDS encoding T9SS type A sorting domain-containing protein translates to MKHLFTLFSLLVFPCYAFAQWNDNPSINTRICDSEALQDDHELAADNAGGTFIAWKDLRSGALHLYAQHIDSEGFKKWPGEGVPIATATESDEYLMDFKLVADGDGGVIIVWADARNQAPYEFDADIYAQRINANGEVQWTFNGETICDALGLQHSIDVMEDGSGGVFIVWEDKRDINPNIYAQHVNHSGKAEWTANGMPVSKDNVNPNIRPQLVADGNEGLMVFWHQTTSPYDRYYKAQHLSKTGAQQWSNGGLQIITLGYADPFIKPEIIADGEGGAIVSWYEHLGDSHQILAQRINSTGLSMWPGRAIYVCESILGRAFPEMVTDNSGGAIVIWAHGPILQPNAIHGQRVNAAGQLLWPTIGLPVINRNTRVYDYQLVTDGTDGAIIAWTDATSDIRGQRVTGLGVRQWHIKGATICSADNNQARIRMVSNGNYEALVFWLDRRIEPRQIYGTLTNNQILLPVTLIAFDAFAEHSQVQLLWTTSMETNNERFDIERSRDGKKFEKIGEVLASSDSAAEKHYRFTDPAPISGINYYRLRQLDHDGKFAYSKMAVVESVGDEDFSIYPNPSHDRVNIKSSKTLTKLEIVNMIGITVITVPVSSNHLPVDISSLQPGLYVVRAGVTSKLFVKN
- a CDS encoding bi-domain-containing oxidoreductase, which gives rise to MKQLTQNLRTGETSLQEVPPPIVQPGYVLIQTHKSLISAGTERALIRFSKANPFQKAKLQPDKFLLAIQKIRSDGLISAIKSISNRLAQPIPLGYCNVGHVLEIGEGVQDIQVGDRIVSNGPHAEMVCIPRNLLAKIPANVADDQAVFTVLTSIGLNAVRLVSPSLGETVVVIGLGLIGLLTAEMLKISGCNVIGIETNEERLKVAVSRGFAAINPNSLSPEHCIKSLTNGFGADAVIIATASQSDHILSQAARLTRKRGKIVLIGTADLRIHRSDFYEKELTFQVSCSYGPGRYDAEYEQNGNDYPHAYVRWTENRNFQAVLHLMSNGSFDPSYLIGGNFPLNDFKAAYANLDAQKSIAVILDYPETCLSKRSIQLFRQSFSGNDGVIGIIGAGHYTSATLLPLLKNASIKHIVSANGLSAANLARKYNIAFCGTDYQDVLGDPEVDLVMITTRHNLHSQMACDAVKAGKHVFVEKPRLFAKTN
- a CDS encoding Gfo/Idh/MocA family protein produces the protein MKKLNIGIVGYKFMGRAHSNAWKKAPQFFDMPATPVLKAACGRHEGSLKEFAEKWGWEETETDWKKLVSRPDIDIIDVALPQQLHYEVALAAAKEGKHIFCEKPLSMNSKQAEEMLKACEDNNVKHYLNHNYRRTPAVSFAKKMIEDGKVGRIFHWRCAYQQDWIIDPNFPLTWQLQKEYAQAGPQWDLNSHAVDLAHYLVGDIASVSSLTANFIKSRPIVEGGGTTGNLTAGEVGTEMGEVTVEDAALMMVMFKNGAIGSFEATRFAAGRKNRLTFEIYGSKGSLCFDLERMNELQYFSREDESGQQGFRTILATEAAHPYAGNWWPAGHIIGYEHSFVHAVVDFVAAIENDTAIKPDFSDGLKIIQVLEAGLESAASKRQVDL
- a CDS encoding T9SS type A sorting domain-containing protein, which encodes MSSEEWQNLYERLVDTDLRPAQDRLPELAKLVETDAAKLTKSNIIPIAFINLEGIYLSDGALNKNEALKKAGKSVDFAKYEKVRIVSAAVMQEDLYQSNVSFLLDEALNIDNHAHKIDSVEIDFIDGRGFTAYPVTKKLIPHRFNSIGEHSVRIRFAIGNTNYLFETKVNVRQMERLKPYMEMEVTAKPFQSVASDSSARTALAGGTIRIIKGCDQIFDKPIIIAEGFDMGQDVNLDAIETNYKDPLNQFLIEGYDLVLLDYNDGRAAIQDNAQVLKAVIELVNTQKTGNVESIIIGESMSGLVARWALREMENAGQAHHVKLMLCYDTPHQGANVPVGLTQLAYEAHPTMLTNFILKFFAKRWRNYYKALGTPAAKQLLLHQAAHPNTGMKHADFDSFRTQLTALGNGGYPQNCRNIAVIHGSMDAGDRTLFNNYNYGSRLLLSWTPLGLQNTNIDIHTNDINKASSVFKFASWGHLWNRKAVNRTYLSALNDDFLPGGRTQSGVPNKLIGKKTHFEFCFVPTFSSIDYQGPRSTQTERELLNVWNIGPAQSPFAAVYGRNDNINTIHVRANFINWTLIGLAEGLLSGNAACPALPVPPIPVIVPFNTCYPFGKKRTTEDNTANITVSLKNASNGQYVHNWTVLPSNQYFTTTGDQITFQAEKADHYEVTCVRTHPNRRDLSATSTATIWVYDCDNVPAKPDEDQLVFADAADVWEGDFLLTTAVDSLAVFAHYHQASKVLYASLQNGTFIPSSKLKASGMFDEFAALFAEEDPGNPLPVRLVSFEAAAEGMRALLTWATAAEINSDKFIIERSSSGKDWIEIGQVKARSLSVAKEAYEFYDRDIDLKMGYYRLKMIDTDGTFAYSKIKTLRFDGMEPAIFPNPIGNDGLIHLADGANAANIAIFDISGLKVFEKSGAATQINVEKLPPGNYIIRIRLKDGTETSRLVVKK
- a CDS encoding carboxypeptidase-like regulatory domain-containing protein, with product MHLLTIIHLQSCFLKQDRTTTVYGTITDQNGEPVDSILVTAQGSKHVKYEIFDEAFTDETGHYELVADVPRQAHSVNVVIPFSLNKNPKFGKHFKDYLVFKNEIRTLNCCNLDIGGKTRYDFQLIAK
- a CDS encoding carboxypeptidase-like regulatory domain-containing protein, which codes for MKQHYFLSHFKSSLIPALLLLVTCSLSSCFLKQDRTTTVYGTITDQNGKPVDSIMVILTGLKFNNGTVLKEVYSDKDGNFELVADLPKKYSAINVEVPFLPHKNSKFQNNYNGFKIEKDGVPTNNCCTASIGEKTKYDFQLIPK